One window from the genome of Marinobacter sp. LV10R510-11A encodes:
- a CDS encoding universal stress protein gives MSVYKKMLVAIDLTEEAPQVLDKARAMSDAHGANLVLVHVVEPVGYAYGGDIPMDLTELQDQLDKAAREQLAAYGEKYGVDKANQIVTVGRPESEIHRLVKEHAADLVIVGSHGRKGFQLLLGSTANGVLHGTECDVLAIRIR, from the coding sequence ATGTCTGTCTACAAAAAAATGCTTGTTGCCATAGATCTTACCGAGGAGGCGCCTCAGGTTCTGGATAAAGCCAGAGCCATGAGCGATGCGCACGGTGCAAATCTTGTTCTGGTACACGTTGTAGAACCGGTGGGTTACGCCTATGGCGGTGATATCCCCATGGATCTAACAGAACTTCAGGATCAGCTCGACAAAGCCGCTCGAGAACAGCTTGCTGCCTACGGCGAAAAGTATGGCGTTGACAAGGCCAACCAAATTGTCACTGTAGGCCGGCCAGAGTCTGAGATTCATCGCTTGGTCAAAGAACACGCAGCGGATTTGGTGATCGTGGGAAGCCACGGCAGAAAAGGTTTTCAGTTGCTGCTGGGCTCAACTGCCAATGGCGTTTTGCACGGAACTGAATGCGATGTTTTGGCCATCAGGATTCGTTGA
- the topA gene encoding type I DNA topoisomerase: MGKSLVIVESPAKAKTINKYLGSDFIVKSSVGHIRDLPVSGSGSQSDPKERARQAAITRKLSPEDKVVHKRRKAKDQLIARMGVDPDQNWSARYEVLPGKEKVVSELKRLAKSADHIYLATDLDREGEAIAWHLQETIGGEPEKYRRVVFNEITKRAIQEAFENPGSLDTNQVNAQQARRFLDRVVGYMVSPLLWAKVARGLSAGRVQSVAVRLIADRERDIRVFVPEEYWQLFAGLGAKASDQPVPFEVTRYSDKPYRPVSEQQSVEHVERLKSGSFKVSKREDKPTKSRPGAPFITSTLQQAASNKMGFSVKKTMMLAQRLYEAGYITYMRTDSTNLSQDAVSGCRDYIREQFGDRYLPENPKVYGSKQGAQEAHEAIRPTEATRQASAISGLEKDAEKLYELIWRQFVACQMSEAEFLSTSIVVSNGDYELRTRGRISKFDGFLKVAPQSAKKEEDVALPDIKVGETLSLEKLDPTQHFTKPAPRYTEASLVKELEKQGIGRPSTYASIISTIQDRGYVRLQNRRFYAEKMGEIVTDRLCESFSNLMDFDFTAKMEGDLDHIAEGDVDWKKVLNDFYARFRKQLESAEAADGEGGMRPNDPTETSIPCPTCSRNMQIRVASTGVFLGCSGYSLPPKERCKTTINLVSGDEVVSADDDVEGEGETRLLRKKRRCPKCSTAMDSYLVDETRKLHVCGNNPDCSGYEVEEGTFRIKGYDGPTLECDKCGSEMQLKTGRFGKYFGCMSDTCKNTRKLLKSGEPAPPKMDPVPMPELQCQKVEDTYVLRDGASGMFLAASKFPKNRETRPPLVMEIKPHQKEIDPKHDYLMEAPERDPEGNPTVIRYSRKTKEQYVMSEKDGKATGWSAWYVDGKWQPRQK, translated from the coding sequence ATGGGTAAAAGTCTCGTAATTGTCGAGTCACCAGCGAAAGCGAAGACCATCAACAAGTACCTGGGCTCTGACTTCATTGTTAAGTCTAGCGTTGGGCATATTCGTGATCTTCCCGTCAGTGGCAGTGGATCCCAGTCTGATCCAAAAGAGCGTGCTAGGCAGGCAGCAATCACCCGCAAACTCAGTCCTGAAGACAAAGTTGTGCACAAAAGGCGCAAAGCCAAGGATCAACTGATTGCCCGGATGGGTGTTGATCCCGATCAGAATTGGAGCGCGCGCTACGAAGTCCTACCTGGAAAGGAAAAGGTCGTCAGCGAGCTCAAGCGTCTGGCCAAATCGGCTGACCATATCTATCTTGCAACGGATCTCGACCGCGAAGGGGAGGCTATTGCTTGGCATCTCCAAGAGACTATTGGCGGCGAACCGGAAAAGTATCGTCGTGTGGTGTTCAACGAGATCACCAAACGTGCGATTCAGGAAGCGTTTGAAAACCCAGGAAGTCTTGACACCAACCAAGTGAATGCCCAGCAGGCACGGCGCTTTCTTGATCGTGTTGTGGGTTACATGGTATCGCCGCTGTTATGGGCAAAAGTTGCCCGCGGGCTGTCGGCAGGTCGAGTTCAGTCGGTTGCCGTGCGCTTGATTGCAGATCGAGAGCGGGACATCCGGGTGTTTGTACCCGAAGAGTACTGGCAATTGTTTGCCGGGCTCGGTGCCAAAGCCAGTGATCAACCCGTGCCGTTTGAGGTTACCCGCTATAGTGACAAGCCTTACCGCCCTGTTAGTGAACAGCAGAGTGTCGAGCATGTAGAGCGTCTTAAATCCGGCAGCTTTAAGGTATCCAAGCGGGAAGACAAGCCAACCAAATCCCGCCCTGGGGCGCCGTTTATTACATCAACGCTGCAGCAGGCGGCGAGTAATAAAATGGGCTTCAGTGTGAAGAAGACCATGATGCTGGCCCAGCGTCTTTATGAAGCCGGCTACATTACTTATATGCGTACCGATTCGACAAACCTGAGCCAAGACGCTGTCAGTGGCTGTCGTGATTATATTCGGGAGCAATTCGGGGACCGGTACCTGCCAGAGAATCCCAAAGTTTATGGCAGCAAACAAGGTGCTCAAGAGGCGCACGAAGCTATTCGCCCCACAGAAGCCACTCGCCAGGCTTCAGCCATCAGTGGCCTCGAAAAAGATGCAGAAAAGCTATACGAGCTGATCTGGCGCCAGTTTGTGGCGTGTCAGATGTCAGAAGCCGAATTTCTCAGTACATCGATTGTGGTGTCCAACGGCGACTATGAGCTGCGTACACGCGGCCGTATTAGTAAGTTTGATGGTTTTCTCAAGGTCGCACCTCAGTCGGCCAAAAAGGAAGAAGATGTTGCTCTGCCTGACATCAAGGTAGGAGAGACCCTGAGCCTCGAAAAACTTGACCCTACCCAGCATTTTACCAAGCCGGCACCGCGTTATACGGAAGCCAGCCTGGTGAAAGAACTTGAGAAGCAGGGCATTGGCCGTCCTTCTACCTATGCTTCGATTATCTCGACTATTCAGGATCGAGGTTATGTGCGTCTGCAGAACCGGCGGTTTTACGCTGAAAAAATGGGTGAGATTGTCACTGACCGTTTGTGTGAGTCGTTTTCCAATCTGATGGACTTCGATTTTACCGCGAAGATGGAAGGCGACTTGGATCACATTGCCGAAGGTGATGTGGACTGGAAGAAGGTTCTTAACGATTTTTATGCGCGATTCCGTAAGCAGTTGGAGTCAGCCGAGGCTGCCGATGGCGAAGGCGGCATGCGCCCGAATGATCCGACGGAAACCAGTATTCCATGCCCGACCTGCAGCCGTAATATGCAGATACGGGTAGCCAGTACCGGCGTGTTCCTTGGTTGCTCCGGCTATTCGTTACCGCCGAAAGAGCGTTGTAAAACCACCATCAACCTTGTGTCAGGCGATGAGGTTGTCAGTGCTGATGATGACGTTGAAGGCGAGGGCGAAACCCGACTGTTGCGCAAAAAGCGTCGTTGCCCAAAATGCTCTACGGCCATGGACAGTTACCTGGTGGATGAGACCCGCAAGCTGCACGTATGCGGTAACAACCCCGATTGTTCCGGTTATGAAGTAGAGGAGGGCACATTCCGTATTAAAGGTTATGATGGCCCCACCTTGGAATGTGATAAATGCGGTTCTGAGATGCAGCTTAAAACAGGCCGTTTTGGCAAGTATTTCGGTTGTATGAGCGACACCTGTAAAAACACCCGTAAGCTCTTGAAGAGTGGCGAGCCGGCACCCCCCAAAATGGATCCGGTGCCCATGCCCGAACTGCAGTGCCAAAAAGTGGAGGACACCTATGTATTGCGTGATGGTGCCTCTGGAATGTTTTTGGCGGCCAGTAAGTTTCCGAAAAATCGTGAGACCCGGCCACCTCTGGTGATGGAGATCAAACCGCACCAGAAGGAAATCGATCCGAAGCACGATTACCTGATGGAGGCCCCAGAACGTGATCCAGAGGGTAACCCTACGGTTATCCGTTACAGTCGCAAGACGAAAGAGCAGTACGTGATGTCGGAAAAAGACGGCAAGGCAACGGGCTGGTCTGCGTGGTATGTGGACGGAAAATGGCAGCCCCGGCAGAAATAG
- the fadB gene encoding fatty acid oxidation complex subunit alpha FadB, translating to MIYEGKAITVKEIEGGIAQLDFDLQGESVNKFNRLTIEELHAATDALKAQKNLKGLVVTSSKDSFIVGADITEFTELFAGSEEDLVANNLKANAIFSAVEDLPFPTVTAINGMALGGGFEMCLATDYRVMAPKAKVGLPEVKLGIFPGFGGTVRLSRLVGVDNAVEWICGGTENRADAALKTGAVDAVVEPAKLVEAAIAIINECNEGKLDYEARREEKKGKIKLNAMESMMAFEISKAFVGAKAGKNYPAPVEAIKVMQKHAGLTRDKAIEVEAKGFAKMAKTNVAACLVGLFLNDQELKKKAKAWEKEASEVKLAAVLGAGIMGGGVAYQSALKGTPIIMKDINQDGIDLGLKEAKKLLVKRIGKGRMKADQMADVLNSITPTLNYGDFKNVDLVVEAVVENPKVKDAVLCEAEGMVRDDAILTSNTSTISIDLLAKNLKRPENFCGMHFFNPVHMMPLVEVIRGEKTSDRAIATTVAYAKSMGKTPIVVKDCPGFLVNRVLFPYFGGFIGLVRDGADFQHVDKVMEKFGWPMGPAYLLDVVGMDTGKHAGAVMADGFPDRMKHEGTTAIDVMFDNNRYGQKNEKGFYKYELDRKGKQQKVVDEETYKLLEPVVQGKNDFSDEDIIARMMIPLCMETVRCLEDGIVEDPADADMGLIFGIGFPPFRGGALRYIDDMGADTFVELADKFADLGPLYHPTEKLREMAKTGEKFFG from the coding sequence ATGATTTACGAAGGTAAAGCCATCACGGTTAAAGAGATCGAAGGCGGGATCGCTCAGTTGGACTTCGACTTGCAAGGCGAGTCGGTAAACAAGTTCAACCGTCTTACTATTGAAGAGCTCCACGCCGCGACTGATGCACTTAAAGCACAGAAGAACCTCAAGGGTCTGGTAGTAACCAGTTCCAAGGATAGCTTCATTGTTGGTGCGGACATTACAGAGTTTACCGAACTGTTTGCCGGTTCTGAAGAAGACCTGGTAGCCAACAACCTGAAAGCCAATGCCATTTTCAGTGCGGTAGAGGACCTTCCGTTCCCGACCGTAACAGCCATTAACGGCATGGCTCTGGGTGGCGGTTTTGAAATGTGCCTTGCGACCGATTATCGGGTTATGGCTCCGAAGGCAAAAGTTGGCCTGCCGGAAGTCAAGCTGGGCATCTTCCCGGGCTTTGGCGGTACTGTTCGCCTGTCTCGCTTGGTAGGTGTGGATAACGCCGTTGAATGGATTTGTGGCGGTACAGAAAACCGTGCTGACGCCGCTCTGAAAACTGGCGCTGTTGATGCCGTTGTTGAGCCTGCAAAGTTGGTTGAAGCCGCTATTGCAATCATCAATGAGTGCAACGAAGGCAAGCTTGATTACGAAGCACGTCGCGAAGAGAAAAAAGGCAAGATTAAGCTGAACGCCATGGAAAGCATGATGGCCTTCGAAATCTCCAAGGCCTTTGTTGGTGCCAAAGCGGGTAAGAATTACCCAGCACCAGTAGAAGCTATCAAGGTGATGCAGAAGCATGCAGGCTTGACTCGCGATAAGGCAATCGAAGTAGAGGCCAAAGGCTTTGCCAAGATGGCGAAGACCAATGTGGCAGCTTGCCTTGTTGGCCTGTTCCTGAACGACCAGGAGCTGAAAAAGAAAGCCAAGGCGTGGGAAAAGGAAGCTTCTGAAGTGAAACTGGCTGCCGTACTGGGTGCTGGAATCATGGGTGGTGGCGTAGCCTATCAGTCTGCACTGAAAGGTACCCCCATCATCATGAAGGACATCAACCAGGACGGTATCGACCTGGGTCTGAAAGAAGCCAAGAAGCTGCTGGTTAAGCGTATAGGCAAAGGCCGCATGAAAGCAGACCAGATGGCCGATGTACTCAACAGCATTACTCCGACCCTTAACTACGGTGATTTCAAGAACGTAGATCTGGTTGTTGAAGCCGTTGTTGAGAATCCGAAAGTAAAAGATGCTGTGCTGTGTGAAGCCGAAGGCATGGTTCGTGATGACGCTATCCTTACGTCTAACACGTCTACTATTTCCATCGACCTTCTGGCGAAAAATCTGAAACGTCCGGAAAACTTCTGCGGCATGCACTTCTTCAACCCGGTACACATGATGCCGCTGGTTGAGGTTATTCGTGGCGAAAAGACCAGTGACCGCGCCATTGCAACGACAGTTGCTTACGCCAAGTCCATGGGCAAGACCCCAATCGTTGTAAAAGATTGCCCAGGCTTCCTGGTTAATCGTGTTCTGTTCCCGTACTTCGGAGGCTTTATCGGCCTGGTGCGTGACGGTGCGGATTTCCAGCACGTAGACAAGGTTATGGAAAAGTTCGGCTGGCCTATGGGCCCGGCGTACCTGCTTGACGTTGTCGGCATGGATACTGGCAAGCACGCTGGTGCCGTTATGGCTGATGGCTTCCCGGATCGTATGAAGCACGAAGGCACAACGGCTATTGACGTTATGTTCGATAACAACCGTTACGGCCAGAAAAATGAAAAAGGCTTCTACAAGTACGAGCTCGATCGCAAGGGCAAGCAGCAGAAGGTTGTAGATGAAGAGACCTACAAGCTGCTCGAGCCGGTTGTTCAGGGTAAGAACGATTTCAGTGACGAAGACATCATCGCTCGCATGATGATCCCTCTGTGCATGGAAACTGTTCGCTGCCTGGAAGACGGCATTGTTGAAGACCCGGCTGATGCCGATATGGGTCTGATCTTCGGTATCGGCTTCCCGCCGTTTCGTGGTGGTGCCCTGCGTTATATCGATGATATGGGCGCAGACACGTTCGTAGAACTGGCAGACAAGTTTGCAGATCTGGGTCCTTTGTACCACCCGACCGAGAAGCTGCGTGAAATGGCCAAAACTGGCGAAAAGTTCTTTGGTTAA
- the fadA gene encoding acetyl-CoA C-acyltransferase FadA has protein sequence MSLNPRDVVVVDCVRTPMGRAKNGCFRHVRAETLSATLIDALFDRNPKLDPKEVEDVIWGCVNQTKEQGFNVARQISLLTRIPHESAAQTVNRLCGSAMSAIHTAAQAIMTGNGDVFMVGGVEHMGHVPMTEGFDHNPAASKYTAKASNMMGLTAEMLAKMHGITREQQDAFAARSHRLAQEATLEGRFKNEIVPIEGHDENGFKTLIEHDETIRPDTTVESLGKLKPAFDPKNGTVTAGTSSQLTDGASAMVLMSAERAEALGLKPIAKIRSMAVAGCDPAIMGYGPVPATKKALKRAGLKVEDIDFWELNEAFAGQSLPVLKDLKLQGVMEEKVNLNGGAIALGHPLGCSGARISTTLLNVMLAKNGKLGVSTMCIGMGQGIATVWERL, from the coding sequence ATGAGCCTTAATCCGAGAGACGTTGTCGTCGTCGATTGCGTGCGGACTCCGATGGGCCGTGCCAAAAACGGTTGTTTCCGCCACGTGCGCGCGGAGACCCTGTCGGCTACGCTGATCGATGCACTGTTCGATCGCAACCCGAAGCTCGACCCGAAAGAAGTTGAAGATGTGATCTGGGGCTGTGTAAACCAGACTAAAGAGCAGGGCTTTAACGTGGCTCGGCAGATTTCTCTGCTGACCCGTATCCCTCATGAGTCTGCAGCCCAGACTGTCAACCGTCTGTGTGGTTCCGCCATGAGCGCAATCCATACGGCGGCTCAGGCCATCATGACCGGCAACGGTGATGTGTTCATGGTAGGCGGTGTAGAGCACATGGGGCATGTCCCCATGACGGAAGGTTTCGACCATAACCCGGCTGCTTCTAAATACACTGCCAAGGCATCGAACATGATGGGCCTGACAGCAGAAATGCTGGCGAAGATGCACGGTATTACCCGTGAGCAGCAGGATGCGTTCGCGGCGCGTTCACACCGCTTGGCACAAGAAGCGACGTTGGAAGGCCGTTTCAAGAACGAAATCGTGCCAATTGAAGGTCACGATGAAAATGGCTTTAAAACGCTGATTGAGCACGATGAGACCATTCGCCCGGACACCACGGTGGAGTCCCTAGGCAAGCTTAAGCCAGCCTTTGATCCAAAGAACGGCACCGTGACTGCAGGTACTTCGTCGCAGTTGACTGACGGTGCTTCGGCTATGGTGTTGATGTCTGCAGAGCGGGCAGAAGCACTGGGTCTGAAGCCCATCGCGAAGATTCGCAGCATGGCGGTAGCTGGCTGTGATCCCGCGATCATGGGTTATGGCCCTGTGCCGGCCACCAAAAAGGCGCTGAAGCGTGCAGGCCTAAAAGTTGAAGATATCGACTTCTGGGAACTGAACGAAGCGTTTGCTGGCCAGTCTCTGCCGGTACTGAAAGACCTGAAATTGCAGGGTGTAATGGAAGAGAAGGTTAACCTGAACGGCGGTGCGATTGCCCTTGGCCATCCGCTGGGTTGTTCTGGTGCGCGTATCTCCACCACTTTGTTGAACGTAATGCTGGCCAAAAACGGTAAGCTTGGTGTTTCCACCATGTGCATCGGCATGGGTCAGGGCATTGCGACTGTCTGGGAGCGTCTGTGA
- a CDS encoding MOSC domain-containing protein, with translation MKVHSLHIYPVKSLAGIQVSSFEMDDFGPKDDRRWMIVDEDRNFVTQRALPELARVTTSLEGGSVSVHVPGEGGFTLQATSQELRVLVWRDWVKAHEGETPASEALSRFCGKELRLVYMPDSSFRRVDVGRVTDYRRVGFADGFPFLITSLASLEDLNGRLDAPVDMRRFRPNIVVEGFTAWQEDKWCKLKLGNQSFDIVKPSSRCVLTTVDPDTGIKDPSLQPLRMLSSYRRTADGVIFGQNAIHETPGIIHVDDSVTVIESE, from the coding sequence GTGAAAGTTCACTCACTTCATATTTATCCGGTTAAATCTCTCGCCGGTATTCAAGTTTCCTCGTTTGAAATGGACGACTTCGGCCCAAAAGATGACAGGCGCTGGATGATCGTTGATGAGGATCGAAACTTTGTTACCCAAAGAGCATTGCCGGAGTTGGCAAGGGTGACCACTTCTTTGGAGGGTGGCAGCGTCAGTGTTCATGTTCCGGGCGAGGGTGGCTTTACGCTGCAGGCGACGAGCCAAGAGTTGCGAGTTCTGGTCTGGCGCGATTGGGTAAAGGCTCACGAAGGTGAAACCCCTGCCAGTGAAGCTCTGAGCCGCTTCTGTGGAAAGGAACTGCGCCTTGTCTATATGCCAGACTCATCGTTCCGGCGTGTTGATGTCGGGCGAGTAACCGACTACCGTCGCGTTGGGTTTGCCGACGGGTTTCCTTTTTTGATCACCAGCCTTGCATCGCTGGAAGACTTGAACGGGCGCCTCGATGCGCCAGTGGACATGCGCAGGTTCCGGCCCAATATTGTTGTTGAGGGTTTCACCGCTTGGCAAGAAGATAAATGGTGCAAGCTAAAGCTGGGTAATCAGAGCTTTGATATCGTAAAGCCCAGCTCCCGTTGTGTGTTGACTACCGTTGACCCAGATACCGGAATAAAAGATCCCAGCCTGCAACCGCTGAGGATGCTCTCTTCCTATCGAAGAACGGCAGACGGTGTGATTTTCGGCCAGAACGCAATCCACGAAACACCCGGAATTATCCATGTGGATGATTCCGTCACTGTTATTGAATCGGAGTAA
- a CDS encoding ATP-binding cassette domain-containing protein: MPLLTLDSISLSFGMHPLLDQASLIIDAGERVCLLGRNGEGKSTLLKVVSGEVVPDGGHVRLEDGAVLAVLPQNLPTDDTRTAYEVVAGAFPETGQLLAEFHALTQHADEASLNRMMKVQERIEALDGWRLDQKVTAVLAQYGIDPDQRLNTLSGGWQRRVLLARALVGEPDILLLDEPTNHLDVPAIAWLEGALGAFRGAILFVSHDRAFIRRMATRVVELDRGKLISFAASYDHYLELKEKALEEEDRENALFDKRLKQEETWIRQGIKARRTRNMGRVRALKAMREDHRQRRVRGGTATFAVEDAVRSGKLVVETVDAGFAYPDGAPVMRDMNLTVFRGDKIGLVGENGTGKTTLVRLLLGDLEPTEGTIRLGTNLQVAYFDQLRGELDLDRNALDNLSEGREFIDINGQSKHVLGYLQDFLFTPERARSPVSVFSGGERARLLLAKLFSKPANILVLDEPTNDLDVETLELLEEQLAEFAGTVIVISHDREFLDNVVTETVFLDGTGRVLEYVGGYSDWRRQGGCFPAETSGARPDRHDKATKSGKQGAGGKRNESTKSTKSKPEVQVESSSNTKPAKLSYKLKHELEQLPGQIEELEKSVASTKERISSSDFYSGSPDDIAATLEELKQKEMRLEKVIARWMELEEQAHS; this comes from the coding sequence GTGCCACTGTTAACGCTGGACTCGATATCCCTATCCTTCGGGATGCACCCACTGCTGGATCAGGCATCTCTTATTATTGATGCCGGAGAGCGAGTGTGTCTGTTAGGAAGAAACGGCGAGGGCAAATCTACCCTGCTTAAAGTTGTTAGCGGGGAAGTCGTGCCCGATGGCGGGCATGTTCGCCTCGAAGATGGCGCCGTACTGGCCGTACTGCCACAGAATCTCCCAACTGACGATACGAGAACGGCGTATGAGGTTGTAGCGGGTGCGTTCCCTGAGACAGGCCAGCTCTTAGCCGAGTTTCATGCACTTACGCAGCATGCGGATGAAGCCAGCTTGAACCGCATGATGAAGGTTCAGGAGCGCATTGAAGCGCTTGATGGATGGCGGCTTGATCAGAAGGTTACGGCTGTTCTGGCGCAATATGGCATAGACCCGGACCAGCGTCTCAATACGCTTTCTGGCGGCTGGCAACGCCGAGTATTGCTGGCCAGGGCCCTAGTAGGAGAGCCTGATATTCTGTTGTTGGACGAGCCCACCAACCATCTTGACGTACCAGCCATTGCTTGGCTTGAAGGGGCGCTTGGGGCTTTCCGTGGTGCCATACTGTTCGTGAGTCACGACCGTGCTTTCATAAGGCGTATGGCTACTCGGGTTGTGGAGCTAGATCGTGGCAAGCTGATCAGTTTTGCGGCTTCTTATGATCACTATCTCGAGCTGAAAGAAAAGGCGCTTGAGGAAGAGGATCGAGAAAACGCGCTTTTTGATAAACGCTTGAAGCAGGAAGAGACCTGGATTCGCCAAGGGATCAAGGCTCGCCGTACCCGTAACATGGGGCGGGTGAGGGCGCTTAAGGCGATGCGCGAAGATCACCGACAGCGCAGAGTTCGCGGCGGAACAGCAACGTTTGCCGTGGAAGATGCAGTGCGCTCCGGCAAGCTGGTGGTCGAGACGGTTGATGCCGGCTTTGCTTATCCCGACGGGGCGCCGGTTATGCGTGATATGAATCTAACCGTATTCCGGGGCGACAAGATCGGCCTTGTGGGCGAAAACGGAACGGGTAAAACAACGCTGGTAAGATTGTTACTGGGCGATCTTGAGCCGACGGAAGGCACGATCCGTTTGGGTACTAACCTTCAAGTTGCCTATTTTGATCAGCTCCGCGGCGAGCTGGATCTGGATCGCAATGCCCTCGATAACCTGTCAGAAGGGCGGGAGTTTATCGATATTAACGGTCAGAGCAAGCACGTGCTCGGGTATTTGCAGGACTTTCTCTTTACGCCAGAGCGTGCACGGTCTCCTGTTAGCGTGTTTTCTGGAGGCGAGCGCGCACGGCTTTTGCTGGCCAAGCTGTTCAGTAAGCCAGCGAATATTTTAGTGCTTGATGAGCCGACCAACGATTTGGATGTTGAAACTCTGGAACTGCTGGAGGAGCAGCTTGCCGAATTTGCTGGCACGGTGATTGTTATCAGCCACGATCGTGAGTTCTTGGACAACGTTGTTACTGAAACTGTCTTTTTGGATGGCACAGGCAGGGTTCTGGAATACGTGGGCGGTTACAGCGACTGGCGTCGGCAGGGCGGCTGCTTCCCTGCCGAAACAAGCGGTGCGCGCCCCGACCGGCACGACAAGGCAACTAAGTCTGGTAAGCAGGGCGCCGGTGGTAAACGGAATGAATCGACAAAATCCACAAAGTCTAAGCCAGAGGTGCAAGTCGAATCTTCCAGCAACACTAAGCCAGCCAAGCTGAGTTACAAGCTAAAGCATGAGCTCGAGCAGTTGCCTGGGCAGATTGAGGAGTTGGAGAAAAGCGTCGCCAGCACTAAGGAGCGCATCTCGTCGTCGGACTTTTATTCGGGCTCGCCCGATGATATTGCAGCGACGCTGGAAGAGCTGAAGCAGAAGGAAATGCGCCTGGAGAAAGTGATTGCGCGATGGATGGAGCTTGAAGAGCAGGCGCATAGCTGA
- a CDS encoding DUF924 family protein yields the protein MFDWKEILDFWFGDLDENGLPDSLHRNHWFRSSKKFDQEIRRRFFSMVLFASEQGLDHWRKASGGRLAEIILLDQFSRNIFRGGALAFEQDKLANKLCKEAMYKGHDMALPPVQRAFIYMPLEHVERLEDQVLSVECYEQLVASTSGMLQGFMKSFLKSALDHKEIIERFGRFPHRNQALGRSSTDAEKEYLGSARRFGQ from the coding sequence ATGTTCGATTGGAAAGAGATTCTGGATTTCTGGTTTGGAGATCTTGATGAAAATGGCCTACCTGATAGCCTTCATCGCAACCATTGGTTTCGTTCAAGCAAGAAGTTTGATCAGGAAATTCGCCGTCGGTTTTTTTCCATGGTTCTATTTGCATCTGAACAAGGCCTTGATCACTGGCGCAAAGCGTCAGGTGGCCGGCTAGCGGAGATTATACTTCTGGATCAATTTTCTAGGAATATATTCCGGGGTGGAGCGCTGGCCTTTGAGCAGGACAAGCTGGCAAACAAGCTCTGCAAAGAGGCTATGTATAAAGGCCATGATATGGCGCTCCCTCCTGTGCAGCGCGCGTTCATCTACATGCCGCTTGAGCACGTTGAGCGCCTTGAGGATCAGGTTTTGTCCGTTGAGTGTTATGAGCAGCTGGTTGCCTCGACGTCCGGAATGCTCCAAGGCTTTATGAAGAGTTTTTTGAAATCGGCGCTGGATCATAAAGAAATCATCGAGCGTTTTGGCCGCTTTCCCCATAGAAACCAGGCTCTCGGGCGGTCGTCTACCGACGCTGAAAAAGAATACCTGGGCTCTGCCCGCCGCTTTGGGCAATAA
- a CDS encoding sirohydrochlorin chelatase: MNSRSIILLAHGSSDKRWCDTFEALAEPTLKAVSNSRIAYMELAEPSLNAVVHEGVAAGTHDFTIVPLFLAAGRHLRKDVPAMIEALEKATGASIKLSPPIGENPLLGQAIKDVVALQLAQSTSE, encoded by the coding sequence ATGAATAGCCGAAGCATTATTCTATTAGCACATGGCAGTAGCGACAAACGCTGGTGCGACACGTTCGAAGCTCTCGCTGAACCCACTTTAAAGGCTGTCAGCAACTCCAGAATTGCTTATATGGAGCTGGCAGAGCCGTCCCTAAACGCAGTCGTTCATGAAGGGGTTGCTGCAGGTACCCACGATTTCACCATCGTACCTCTATTCCTGGCAGCGGGGCGTCACCTGCGCAAGGATGTGCCGGCAATGATAGAAGCACTTGAGAAAGCTACGGGGGCCAGCATCAAGCTTTCCCCTCCTATTGGCGAAAACCCGCTTCTGGGGCAGGCAATCAAAGATGTAGTTGCACTTCAGCTTGCCCAAAGCACCAGCGAATAA